CCGGCTGCAATAGCCGCATAACAAGTTAATGGAATCCACTCGGGCATGTGTTCAGTTGTTGGGACATAGCCACCTGCTACCATAGCGACCAGGATAATTCCCATCACTTTCTGAGCGTCGTTACCTCCATGTGCAAAACTTAGGGCGGCAGAGGAAACAAGTTGTAATATTTTGAACCATTTTTCGGCAACACTTGGTCTGGAGTTTTTCGCCAGATTAATGACAAGTAGTGTAATGATGACGGAGATGGTCATACCGATGATCGGAGCGAGCACGATAAAAGCAATAATCTTTAAGGTAGCATCAATATTGATAGCATGAATTGGGTCTGCGCCCAGAATAAAGGCATACGCCATACCCGAACCAGCAAATCCCCCGATAAGCGTGTGTGAAGAACTTGACGGTACGCCGTAATACCATGTGAACAAGTTCCAACCAATTGCTGCTAATAAACCCGCAAAAATTACTTCTAATGTGATATATTCTTCCAATACTGTTTTTGCAATGGTATTGGCGACCTTATGGTCTGTAAAGTAGAAGTATGCGGCAAAGTTGAATATTGCAGCCCATAAAACTGCCATTGCTGGCGTTAAAACTTTTGTTGATACAACTGTCGCAATTGAATTGGCTGCATCATGGAATCCATTGATGTAGTCAAAAGCAATTGCAAGGACAATCACGACAACGAGTAATGTTGACATCATAATCTCGTAAAATTTTTGTGCACTTATATCGAATGATTATGCGTTTTTAACTAGAATGCTTTCTAATACGTTAGCAACATCCTCACATTTATCCGTTGCATCTTCCATT
The genomic region above belongs to Sphingobacterium zeae and contains:
- a CDS encoding inorganic phosphate transporter gives rise to the protein MMSTLLVVVIVLAIAFDYINGFHDAANSIATVVSTKVLTPAMAVLWAAIFNFAAYFYFTDHKVANTIAKTVLEEYITLEVIFAGLLAAIGWNLFTWYYGVPSSSSHTLIGGFAGSGMAYAFILGADPIHAINIDATLKIIAFIVLAPIIGMTISVIITLLVINLAKNSRPSVAEKWFKILQLVSSAALSFAHGGNDAQKVMGIILVAMVAGGYVPTTEHMPEWIPLTCYAAIAAGTMSGGWKIVKTMGTKITKVTPLEGVCAESAGAVTLGITEHFGIPASTTHTITGAIIGVGVVKRVSAVRWGVTISLLWAWILTIPVSALLGGLSLLVVHYLL